The Xanthomonas indica genome has a segment encoding these proteins:
- a CDS encoding YifB family Mg chelatase-like AAA ATPase, which translates to MSLALVHSRARAGVLAPPVRVEVHLSGGLPATQIVGLPEAAVRESRDRVRAALLCAQYEFPARRITVNLAPADLPKEGGRFDLPIALGILAAAGQLDPQVLGQYEFLGELALTGELRPVDGVLPAALAAAQAGRTLIVPADNGAEAALAQHVQAFTARTLLEVCGLLNGSKTLPAATALPAVAAPFPDLSDVRGQAQARRALEIAAAGHHHLLLIGSPGCGKTLLASRLPGILPEASEAEALESAAIASVSGRGVDPARWRQRPYRAPHHTASAVSLVGGGTHPRPGEISLAHHGVLFLDELPEWNRHALEVLREPLESGQVTVSRAARSAEFPARFQLVAAMNPCPCGWAGDPSGRCRCSEDAVRRYRARISGPLLDRIDLHVDVPRLPPQALRADAPPGETSAAVRARVEQARQRQQARAGRPNGQLGHGETLRDCRLQPRDEALLEHAIERLRLSARSLHRILRVARTIADLDTSDAIATAHLTEAIAYRQLDRGEPAPVARSA; encoded by the coding sequence ATGAGCCTGGCGCTGGTGCACAGCCGTGCCCGCGCGGGGGTGCTTGCGCCTCCGGTTCGGGTCGAAGTCCATCTCTCCGGCGGCCTGCCGGCCACGCAGATCGTCGGCCTGCCCGAGGCAGCGGTGCGCGAATCGCGCGATCGCGTACGCGCCGCCCTGCTCTGTGCGCAGTACGAATTCCCGGCACGGCGGATCACCGTCAACCTGGCCCCGGCCGACCTGCCCAAGGAGGGCGGCCGCTTCGATCTGCCGATCGCGCTGGGCATCCTCGCCGCCGCCGGCCAGCTCGACCCGCAGGTGCTCGGCCAGTACGAATTCCTCGGCGAACTGGCCCTGACCGGCGAATTGCGCCCGGTCGACGGCGTCCTGCCGGCCGCGCTGGCCGCGGCACAGGCCGGACGCACCCTGATCGTGCCGGCCGACAACGGCGCCGAGGCCGCGCTGGCGCAACACGTGCAGGCGTTCACCGCGCGCACCCTGCTGGAGGTCTGCGGGTTGCTCAACGGCAGCAAGACCCTGCCCGCGGCGACGGCGCTGCCGGCCGTCGCCGCGCCCTTTCCCGACCTGAGCGACGTGCGCGGCCAGGCGCAGGCGCGGCGCGCCCTGGAGATCGCCGCGGCCGGACATCACCACCTGCTGCTGATCGGCAGCCCCGGCTGCGGCAAGACCCTGCTGGCCTCGCGCCTGCCCGGCATCCTGCCCGAGGCCAGCGAAGCCGAGGCGCTGGAGAGCGCAGCCATCGCCTCGGTCAGCGGCCGCGGCGTGGATCCGGCGCGCTGGCGGCAACGCCCCTACCGGGCGCCGCATCACACCGCCAGCGCGGTGTCGCTGGTCGGTGGCGGCACCCATCCGCGCCCCGGCGAAATCTCGCTGGCGCACCACGGCGTGCTGTTCCTGGACGAGCTGCCCGAGTGGAACCGGCACGCGCTGGAAGTGTTGCGCGAGCCGCTGGAGTCGGGCCAGGTGACGGTGTCGCGCGCGGCGCGCAGTGCCGAGTTTCCTGCGCGCTTCCAGTTGGTGGCGGCGATGAACCCCTGCCCCTGCGGCTGGGCCGGCGACCCCAGCGGCCGCTGCCGCTGCAGCGAGGACGCGGTGCGGCGCTATCGCGCGCGCATCTCCGGCCCACTGCTGGACCGCATCGACCTGCACGTGGACGTGCCGCGGCTCCCGCCACAGGCGCTGCGTGCCGATGCGCCGCCCGGCGAAACCAGCGCCGCCGTGCGCGCGCGGGTGGAGCAGGCGCGGCAACGCCAGCAGGCCCGCGCCGGCCGGCCCAACGGTCAGCTCGGCCACGGCGAAACCCTGCGCGACTGCCGCCTGCAGCCGCGCGACGAGGCGCTGCTGGAACATGCGATCGAGCGCCTGCGGCTATCGGCGCGCTCGCTGCATCGGATCCTGCGCGTGGCCCGCACCATCGCCGACCTGGACACCAGCGACGCCATCGCCACCGCGCACCTGACCGAGGCCATCGCCTACCGGCAACTGGATCGTGGGGAGCCGGCACCGGTAGCGCGCAGCGCCTAG
- a CDS encoding lipocalin-like domain-containing protein, whose protein sequence is MISSPRIQSASHPSFIQDITMHLSSRTFGRFRGWLAAAMVIACGFSSVPAAAQIFEEPAPVQLPRDEGPHHSQLEWWYFVGHLYGVDPSGAKREFGYEVTVFQLWPIGSGPATYSWHFAVTDVNNKLHKVEERVVSEQIPDQPGSFNFTNNGWSISGSQQAYAIKGALSDGRFAIDLKTSSDMPFVLHNGNGVVDYRPIAKTSAYYSSTALDTEGTVYDNGVPIKIVGTSWQDRQWFIKGMASDENGSFFGGGWNWFAIQLDNDTQYMLYYLQDPNTGAITNKFGTRVSKGVATPVSGDQMDLQRLATWTSPNSGYTYESKWNVILPEGNLLITPLVDDQEMLWTGHRTYWEGASQVVGNLNGAAVTGRSYVEVNPWRQPYTSLP, encoded by the coding sequence TTGATCTCGTCGCCTCGCATCCAGTCCGCATCACATCCATCATTCATCCAGGACATCACCATGCATCTCTCATCAAGAACGTTCGGGCGCTTCCGCGGCTGGCTCGCCGCGGCCATGGTCATCGCGTGCGGATTCTCGTCCGTGCCCGCGGCGGCGCAAATCTTCGAAGAACCCGCACCGGTGCAGTTGCCGCGCGACGAAGGCCCGCATCACAGCCAGTTGGAATGGTGGTATTTCGTCGGCCATCTGTACGGCGTCGATCCCAGCGGCGCCAAGCGCGAATTCGGCTACGAGGTCACCGTGTTCCAGCTGTGGCCGATCGGCTCCGGGCCTGCCACCTACTCCTGGCATTTCGCGGTGACGGACGTGAACAACAAGCTGCACAAGGTGGAAGAGCGCGTCGTCTCCGAACAGATCCCGGATCAGCCGGGATCCTTCAACTTCACCAACAACGGCTGGTCGATCAGCGGCTCGCAGCAAGCCTATGCGATCAAGGGCGCGCTCAGCGACGGACGCTTCGCCATCGACCTGAAGACCAGCAGCGACATGCCCTTCGTCCTGCATAACGGCAACGGCGTGGTGGATTATCGGCCGATCGCCAAGACCTCGGCCTACTACTCGTCCACGGCGCTGGATACCGAAGGCACGGTCTACGACAACGGCGTGCCGATCAAGATCGTCGGCACCTCGTGGCAGGACCGCCAGTGGTTCATCAAGGGCATGGCGTCCGACGAGAACGGCTCCTTCTTCGGCGGCGGCTGGAACTGGTTCGCCATCCAGCTCGATAACGATACGCAGTACATGCTGTATTACCTGCAGGATCCCAACACCGGCGCCATCACCAACAAGTTCGGCACGCGCGTCTCCAAGGGCGTGGCGACGCCGGTGTCCGGCGACCAGATGGACCTGCAGCGGCTCGCGACCTGGACCAGCCCGAATTCCGGCTACACCTACGAGTCGAAGTGGAACGTGATCCTGCCCGAGGGCAATCTGCTCATCACCCCATTGGTCGACGACCAGGAGATGTTGTGGACTGGTCACCGCACGTACTGGGAAGGCGCTTCGCAAGTGGTCGGCAACCTCAACGGCGCTGCCGTGACTGGCCGCAGCTACGTCGAGGTCAATCCGTGGCGGCAGCCGTACACGTCGCTGCCCTGA
- a CDS encoding carotenoid 1,2-hydratase: MKMIRMHALVHALVIATFAFPATLLAPDAMAQAIGTFPPIETSISLPHDEAAHRQPAEWWYMTGFLDGTDPSGGKHAYAYEMVVFQIDGVANMPPVYDAHFAISDLDRGDFRFKKQVTTGPFTTSTDRFDLDVAGFQMGGSMGSYYAKAAPADLDYAIDLSTQALQKPTLNGTNGVETYGDFISPYYSFNVNATSGTVWDHGVPVKVTGTSWYDHEWANGIPGDANSGWTWFGVSLDDNSQYNISFFMKGDGTVDQALAVKTADGHYAPVDPAAIKLERIGSWTSPHTGYTYPAQWKVTLPDGAITITPMLQDAELYAPATQKFYFEGPAKVVGTLAGKSITGKAFAEMNPWGVEWGARILP, from the coding sequence ATGAAAATGATCCGGATGCACGCACTCGTGCATGCTTTAGTGATCGCGACCTTTGCGTTTCCTGCCACACTGCTTGCGCCCGACGCGATGGCGCAGGCGATCGGCACGTTTCCGCCGATCGAAACCAGTATCTCGCTTCCGCACGATGAGGCTGCGCATCGTCAGCCGGCCGAATGGTGGTACATGACCGGCTTTCTGGACGGCACCGACCCGTCCGGCGGAAAACATGCGTACGCGTACGAAATGGTGGTGTTCCAGATCGATGGCGTGGCCAATATGCCACCAGTCTACGATGCGCATTTTGCGATCTCGGATCTGGATCGCGGCGATTTTCGCTTCAAGAAGCAGGTGACCACCGGTCCGTTCACCACCTCGACCGACCGGTTCGATCTGGACGTTGCCGGTTTCCAGATGGGTGGATCGATGGGCAGTTACTACGCCAAGGCCGCGCCTGCCGATCTGGATTACGCCATCGACCTCAGCACGCAGGCATTGCAGAAACCGACCTTGAACGGCACCAATGGCGTGGAAACCTACGGCGATTTCATCTCCCCGTATTATTCCTTCAACGTCAATGCCACCAGCGGTACGGTCTGGGATCACGGCGTGCCGGTCAAGGTGACCGGAACCTCGTGGTACGACCACGAATGGGCCAACGGCATTCCCGGCGATGCCAACAGCGGCTGGACCTGGTTCGGCGTGTCGCTGGACGACAACAGCCAGTACAACATCAGTTTCTTCATGAAAGGCGACGGCACGGTCGATCAGGCGCTCGCCGTCAAGACCGCCGACGGCCACTACGCGCCGGTCGATCCCGCCGCGATCAAGCTGGAGCGGATCGGCAGCTGGACCAGTCCGCATACCGGCTACACCTATCCGGCGCAGTGGAAGGTCACCCTGCCGGACGGCGCAATCACCATCACCCCGATGCTGCAGGACGCCGAACTGTATGCGCCGGCCACGCAGAAGTTCTATTTCGAAGGACCGGCCAAGGTGGTGGGCACGCTGGCCGGAAAATCCATTACCGGCAAGGCATTCGCAGAAATGAATCCCTGGGGCGTGGAGTGGGGTGCTCGCATCCTGCCTTGA
- a CDS encoding alpha/beta hydrolase: MIATSSSRTPLPKPAVRRLGADDALAYLRVGEGAPVLLVHGALCDYRYWAPQLRGLADRFQLSALSLGQYYPRLPSAARHAFGWRWHAQQLAAFIAEEARPVHLVGHSRGAAVAWQAALLRPDAIASLTLFDPGGPQPQGLPAEVQAVRAQAIALLQGGQVEAGLECFVDSVSQPGAWARSSASFRQMVRDNAQTLVPQIADALPAYRPEQAATLTMPVLLVAGERSPAQYRDNATALAAWLPDAQLQSIAGASHGMTFTHARRCNGAIADVVAAAERLR; encoded by the coding sequence ATGATCGCGACGAGCAGTTCACGCACGCCCCTGCCCAAGCCGGCCGTCCGCCGGCTCGGCGCGGACGATGCGCTGGCCTATCTGCGGGTGGGCGAGGGCGCGCCGGTGCTGCTGGTGCACGGGGCGTTGTGCGACTACCGCTACTGGGCGCCGCAGCTGCGCGGCCTGGCCGACCGCTTCCAGCTCAGTGCGCTGAGCCTGGGCCAGTACTACCCGCGGCTGCCGTCGGCGGCGCGGCATGCATTCGGTTGGCGCTGGCATGCGCAGCAGCTCGCCGCCTTCATCGCCGAGGAAGCGCGGCCGGTGCATCTGGTCGGGCACTCCCGCGGCGCCGCCGTCGCCTGGCAGGCGGCGCTGCTGCGGCCCGACGCCATCGCCAGCCTGACCCTGTTCGATCCGGGCGGCCCGCAACCGCAGGGCCTGCCGGCCGAGGTGCAGGCGGTCCGCGCGCAGGCGATCGCGCTGCTCCAGGGCGGCCAGGTCGAGGCCGGCCTGGAATGCTTCGTCGACTCGGTCAGCCAGCCCGGCGCCTGGGCGCGCAGCAGCGCGAGCTTCCGGCAGATGGTGCGCGACAACGCGCAGACCCTGGTGCCGCAGATCGCCGACGCGCTGCCGGCGTACCGGCCCGAGCAGGCCGCCACCCTGACGATGCCGGTGTTGCTGGTCGCCGGCGAACGCAGCCCGGCGCAGTACCGCGACAACGCCACCGCGCTGGCGGCCTGGCTGCCCGATGCGCAACTGCAGAGCATCGCTGGCGCGTCTCATGGCATGACCTTTACCCATGCCCGGCGTTGCAATGGGGCGATCGCCGATGTGGTCGCCGCTGCCGAGCGCCTGCGTTGA